The proteins below come from a single Arthrobacter sp. B1I2 genomic window:
- a CDS encoding inorganic diphosphatase: MKHDVTIEIPKGSRVKYEVDHETGRVRLDRVLFTSMQYPTHYGYFENTLGEDGDPLDALVLLQDFDLHPGVIVESRPIGVFNMTDDGGGDAKILCVPVDARFDHIQEVSDVNEFLIKEIEHFFTRYKDLEPGKWVKAEGWGDRAAAEAELEASIKRYVPTAGH, from the coding sequence ATGAAGCACGACGTGACCATCGAGATCCCCAAGGGATCACGCGTCAAGTACGAAGTTGACCACGAGACCGGCCGCGTCCGCCTGGACCGCGTCCTCTTCACCTCCATGCAGTACCCCACCCACTACGGGTACTTCGAGAACACCCTCGGCGAGGACGGCGACCCGCTGGACGCACTGGTGCTCCTGCAGGACTTCGACCTGCACCCCGGCGTGATCGTCGAATCCCGCCCCATCGGCGTCTTCAACATGACCGACGACGGCGGCGGAGACGCCAAGATTCTCTGCGTTCCGGTGGATGCCCGCTTTGACCACATTCAGGAAGTCAGCGACGTCAACGAGTTCCTGATCAAGGAGATCGAGCACTTCTTCACCCGTTACAAGGACCTGGAGCCGGGCAAGTGGGTCAAGGCCGAGGGCTGGGGCGACCGTGCCGCCGCCGAGGCCGAACTGGAAGCCTCCATCAAGCGCTACGTGCCGACCGCCGGCCACTGA
- a CDS encoding carboxylesterase family protein, which translates to MPTEPTLNSALSFSPPCGPVTGWRDGGVLRATGIPYATAGRFQPPAPAPDWTSDFSATALSPACPQAPVPFLDDVLGTKYGELPGSEDCQNLSITMPADLTRDEKLPVMVWIHGGSYTTGSGDLAIFDPARLVAENRVIVVSVTYRLGLFGFLATPAGRPGNLGLLDQLEAFRWVQRNIAAFGGDPRRVTAFGQSAGGDAIAHLMATPEAPALFQRAIIQSAPLGITRGRAKMNHAMGIAADSVTAETPAMDVVALEEQVTQVAKKFGMLAAMPFGTQYGHDPLPEESGIEAAWDRSAPAIEVLIGHTSEEARLFLPRSPRLMRLAGVPVVGAAAVRAIDWVVTETVYGRATRRFARRHAKAGGRAHRYVMNWHAPGNIFGAAHTVDLPLLLGNRKTWDGVGLIAGARWADVDMTGRAVRALWAGFARGDDLGEAGAVDDALHYRRV; encoded by the coding sequence GTGCCTACCGAGCCGACCCTGAATTCCGCACTTTCGTTCAGTCCGCCCTGCGGTCCTGTCACCGGCTGGCGGGACGGCGGCGTTCTGCGCGCCACCGGCATCCCCTACGCCACCGCCGGCCGGTTCCAGCCGCCGGCACCGGCCCCGGACTGGACCTCGGACTTTTCCGCCACTGCCCTGTCCCCTGCCTGCCCGCAGGCGCCCGTCCCTTTCCTCGACGACGTCCTGGGCACCAAATACGGCGAACTTCCGGGCAGCGAGGACTGCCAGAACCTTTCCATCACCATGCCCGCCGACCTTACGCGGGATGAAAAGTTGCCCGTCATGGTCTGGATCCACGGCGGGTCCTACACCACAGGGTCCGGGGATTTGGCCATCTTCGACCCCGCGCGGCTGGTGGCGGAAAACCGCGTCATCGTGGTTTCTGTGACCTACCGGCTGGGCCTGTTCGGGTTCCTCGCGACACCGGCCGGGCGTCCCGGAAACCTGGGACTCCTGGACCAGCTCGAGGCGTTCCGGTGGGTGCAGCGGAACATCGCGGCATTCGGTGGCGACCCCCGCCGGGTCACTGCGTTCGGCCAGTCCGCCGGCGGTGACGCGATCGCCCACCTCATGGCCACACCCGAAGCGCCCGCCCTCTTCCAGCGCGCCATCATCCAGAGCGCGCCGCTGGGCATCACCCGGGGGCGGGCCAAAATGAACCACGCGATGGGCATTGCCGCGGATTCCGTGACGGCGGAGACGCCGGCAATGGACGTGGTTGCGCTCGAGGAGCAGGTGACCCAGGTGGCAAAGAAATTCGGCATGCTGGCCGCCATGCCCTTTGGCACGCAGTACGGGCACGATCCACTCCCGGAGGAGTCCGGGATCGAAGCGGCCTGGGACCGTTCCGCGCCTGCCATTGAGGTGCTGATCGGCCATACCTCGGAGGAGGCGCGGCTGTTCCTTCCACGCAGCCCTCGCCTGATGCGCCTGGCCGGGGTTCCGGTGGTGGGCGCTGCCGCGGTGCGTGCCATCGACTGGGTGGTCACCGAAACCGTGTACGGCCGGGCAACCCGCCGGTTTGCCCGCCGGCACGCCAAGGCGGGCGGACGGGCCCACCGCTACGTCATGAACTGGCACGCCCCCGGCAACATCTTCGGTGCCGCCCATACCGTGGACCTGCCCCTGCTGCTCGGCAACCGCAAGACGTGGGACGGCGTAGGGCTGATTGCCGGTGCCCGCTGGGCGGATGTGGACATGACCGGCCGGGCGGTGCGGGCGCTATGGGCCGGTTTTGCGCGGGGTGATGACCTGGGCGAAGCTGGGGCTGTTGACGACGCCCTCCATTACAGGAGGGTCTAA
- a CDS encoding DUF429 domain-containing protein, with product MMTLGVDLAAATKKTAVAVIEWGRDSGGRGSARLTQLALDVGDQHIVELFGASDMTGVDCPVGWPDALIPFLTGHLNFHAAPVLEHDGIAGRRLLAYRDTDRFVTRETGLIPLSVSADRLAHPAMRCAVIQAKIAALHGPQPRDGSGRLAEVYPAASLKIWGLNGRGYKGRGVPEAERLGLLLAALEEAAPWLDLAGHQDRLSGSDDLFDAVIASLIARAAARRRTLAPDSAHAEAARTEGWIHLPNCRLDELPG from the coding sequence ATGATGACCCTTGGCGTGGACCTCGCGGCGGCCACGAAGAAGACAGCCGTGGCCGTCATCGAATGGGGCAGGGATTCCGGGGGCCGTGGCTCCGCCCGGCTCACCCAACTGGCCCTGGACGTGGGCGACCAGCACATCGTGGAACTGTTCGGTGCCTCCGACATGACCGGCGTCGATTGTCCCGTGGGTTGGCCGGACGCGCTGATCCCGTTCCTCACCGGCCACCTCAACTTCCACGCCGCTCCCGTCCTGGAGCACGACGGTATTGCGGGCCGGAGATTGCTTGCCTACCGGGACACGGACCGCTTCGTCACCCGCGAGACCGGGCTGATTCCGCTCAGTGTCTCCGCCGACCGGCTGGCGCACCCGGCCATGCGCTGCGCGGTCATCCAGGCGAAGATTGCAGCGCTGCACGGGCCGCAGCCGCGGGACGGCTCGGGACGCCTTGCCGAGGTGTACCCGGCGGCATCACTGAAGATCTGGGGCCTCAACGGCCGCGGCTACAAGGGCCGGGGCGTTCCCGAAGCCGAACGCCTTGGCCTCCTGCTGGCGGCCCTCGAAGAAGCCGCGCCCTGGCTGGACCTGGCCGGGCACCAGGACCGGCTGTCGGGCTCGGACGACCTGTTCGACGCCGTCATCGCTTCCCTGATCGCCCGTGCCGCAGCCCGCCGTCGGACGCTTGCGCCTGACAGTGCCCACGCCGAAGCCGCCCGAACGGAAGGCTGGATCCACCTGCCCAACTGCCGCCTGGACGAACTGCCCGGCTAA
- a CDS encoding phosphoketolase family protein, which produces MAGSTGQDDMRQDELDLVDKWWRAANYLSVGQIYLRSNPLLRVPLQAEDTKSRLLGHWGTTPGLNFIYAHLNRVIRRDSLEMLFVAGPGHGGPAVVANAWLEGTYSEIYAHVGNDEAGLAELFRQFSYPGGIPSHAAPESPGSISEGGELGYSLAHAYGSVFDNPQLVTAVVIGDGEAETGPLAASWHSHNFLDPAVDGAVLPILHLNGYKIANPTILARMPQDQLEQLLRGYGHEPYFVTVADPDKTEQAHRDFAEVLDRCLADIRAVQTAHRQDAAGEESGEGERRWPMIVLRSPKGWTGPRMVDGLQVEGTWRAHQVPLSEVRTNGEHLKQLEEWLQSYRPEELFDGDGRLRPGVAEGAPTGDFRMSATPHANGGLLRRALKLPAYQDHAVEVPTPGIDRVSPMVTLGSWMRDVIAQNMENFRLFGPDETASNRLQNVYEVTDKVWQYRIDDIDEHLARSGRVLEVLSEHLCQGWLEGYLLTGRHGVFNCYEAFVHIVDSMFNQHAKWLKVSRKLHWRQPVPSLNYLLSSHVWQQDHNGFSHQDPGFIDHAVNKKAEVIRVYLPPDANTLLSVMEHCLASTDYVNIVVSGKQPSPTWLGPADAANHCRRGLGIWTFAGSEVPGEEPDVVLACAGDVPTVETVAAAELLREGAPGLKVRVVNVVDLMRLQDESEHPHGLPAHDFDGIFTPDKPVIFAYHGYPALIHRLAYRRTNQQDLHVHGYREEGTTTTPFDMAMLNGIDRYTLAIDAIDRVPGLAEKHSLLRQDLQDRRIRAREHTRTHGEDPEEIRNWKLGG; this is translated from the coding sequence ATGGCCGGCAGTACCGGGCAGGATGACATGCGGCAGGACGAACTGGACCTCGTTGACAAGTGGTGGCGGGCCGCCAATTACCTTTCGGTGGGACAGATCTACCTGCGGTCCAACCCGCTGCTGCGCGTACCGTTGCAGGCAGAGGACACCAAGTCCCGCCTGCTGGGCCACTGGGGCACCACGCCCGGGCTCAACTTCATTTACGCCCACCTGAACCGCGTGATCCGCCGCGACTCCCTGGAGATGCTCTTTGTTGCCGGTCCCGGCCATGGCGGCCCCGCCGTCGTCGCCAATGCCTGGCTGGAGGGAACGTACTCCGAAATCTATGCCCACGTGGGCAATGACGAGGCCGGCCTGGCCGAACTGTTCCGGCAGTTCTCCTACCCCGGCGGGATCCCCAGCCACGCGGCACCGGAAAGCCCCGGCTCCATCAGCGAGGGCGGCGAACTCGGGTACTCCCTGGCCCACGCCTACGGATCGGTGTTCGACAACCCGCAGCTGGTGACCGCCGTCGTGATTGGCGACGGCGAGGCCGAAACAGGCCCGCTGGCTGCCAGCTGGCACTCCCACAACTTCCTGGACCCCGCGGTGGACGGCGCGGTGCTGCCCATCCTGCACCTGAACGGCTACAAGATCGCCAACCCCACCATCCTGGCCCGGATGCCGCAGGACCAGCTGGAGCAGCTGCTGCGCGGGTACGGGCACGAACCGTACTTCGTCACCGTGGCGGACCCGGACAAAACCGAGCAGGCGCACCGCGATTTCGCCGAGGTTTTGGACCGCTGCCTAGCCGACATCAGGGCCGTCCAAACCGCCCACCGGCAGGACGCAGCCGGTGAAGAGTCGGGCGAGGGGGAACGCCGCTGGCCGATGATCGTCCTGCGCTCGCCCAAGGGCTGGACCGGACCCCGCATGGTGGACGGGCTGCAGGTGGAAGGCACCTGGCGGGCCCACCAGGTGCCGCTGTCCGAGGTCCGGACCAACGGCGAGCACCTGAAGCAGCTGGAGGAGTGGCTGCAGTCCTACCGGCCGGAGGAATTGTTCGACGGCGACGGCCGGCTCCGGCCCGGCGTCGCCGAAGGAGCACCCACCGGCGACTTCCGCATGAGTGCCACGCCGCATGCCAACGGCGGACTGCTTCGGCGCGCCCTGAAGCTGCCCGCCTACCAGGACCACGCCGTCGAGGTTCCCACCCCGGGCATCGACAGGGTCAGTCCGATGGTCACGCTCGGTTCCTGGATGCGGGACGTGATCGCGCAGAACATGGAGAACTTCCGGTTGTTCGGGCCGGACGAGACGGCGTCCAACCGGCTGCAGAACGTCTACGAGGTCACGGACAAGGTGTGGCAGTACCGGATTGACGACATCGACGAGCACCTGGCGCGCTCCGGCCGGGTCCTGGAGGTGCTGAGCGAGCACCTGTGCCAGGGCTGGCTTGAGGGCTACCTCCTCACCGGCCGGCACGGGGTCTTCAACTGCTACGAGGCGTTCGTCCACATTGTCGACTCCATGTTCAACCAGCACGCCAAATGGCTGAAGGTATCCCGCAAACTGCACTGGCGCCAGCCGGTACCGTCGCTGAACTACCTGCTGTCATCGCACGTGTGGCAGCAGGACCACAACGGGTTCTCGCACCAGGACCCGGGCTTCATCGACCACGCCGTGAACAAGAAGGCCGAGGTCATCCGGGTGTACCTGCCGCCGGATGCCAATACCCTGCTGTCCGTCATGGAGCACTGCCTGGCCTCCACGGACTACGTGAACATCGTGGTCAGCGGCAAACAGCCCTCGCCCACCTGGCTTGGCCCGGCCGACGCCGCCAATCATTGCCGCCGCGGCCTGGGGATCTGGACGTTTGCCGGCTCCGAGGTGCCCGGCGAGGAGCCCGATGTCGTCCTGGCCTGTGCGGGTGACGTCCCCACGGTGGAAACGGTGGCGGCCGCCGAACTGCTCCGGGAGGGCGCACCCGGACTCAAGGTGCGGGTGGTCAACGTGGTGGACCTGATGCGGCTGCAGGACGAAAGCGAGCACCCGCACGGCCTCCCTGCCCATGACTTTGATGGCATCTTCACCCCGGACAAACCCGTCATCTTCGCGTACCACGGCTACCCGGCCCTGATCCACCGGCTTGCCTACCGCCGCACCAACCAGCAGGACCTGCACGTGCACGGTTACCGGGAGGAGGGGACCACCACCACGCCGTTCGACATGGCCATGCTCAACGGCATCGACCGCTACACCCTGGCGATCGACGCGATCGACCGCGTGCCCGGCCTGGCGGAGAAGCACTCGCTCCTGCGCCAGGACCTTCAGGACCGCAGGATCCGCGCGCGCGAGCACACCCGCACCCACGGCGAGGACCCGGAGGAGATCCGGAACTGGAAGCTGGGCGGCTGA
- a CDS encoding catalase: MPAEDDVVIPGAPASEPPALEEPTIPREPLPPKPDQRGPEAVSLTGSPTGAPATSRAQSGQYLTTAQGLRLQDTDHSLKAGARGPILLQDHHLREKITHFDHERIPERVVHARGAGAHGVFRSYGTASKVTRAGFLAPDVETPVFVRFSTVLGSRGSADAVRDTRGFSTKFYTDEGTYDLVGNNIPVFFIQDGIKFPDVVHAAKPHPDREIPQAQSAHDTFWDFVSLHTEAQAHTMWNMSDRGIPRSYRTMEGFGVHTFRLINATGDTTLVKFHWKPKQGVHSLVWEEAQIINGMDPDFHRRDLADAIEAGAYPEWELGIQTFPDTEDQMFEGIDLLDPTKFVPEELAPVQPIGLMTLNANPTNYFAETEQVAFHPGHLVPGIDVTNDPLLQVRLFSYLDTQISRLGGPNFAQLPINRPQAPVNDMLRDGMHQTAVHGGVAPYRPNSLDGGCPFLAGEDVGAFVDVPEALAESVKERRNPASFDDHYSQARLFFRSLSAVEQDHVIQAYTFELGKCFETTIRERQLRALANIDAGLCAAVAAGLGMPAPEASEQVLDRDPSPALSQIGRTWPAAGRVVGIIADSSSDLSQVEVARKAFDDEGMVPLVIAPAGGTLSADGLSLTVQRTFLTARSTEFDALIVAGGRQPAPDATAGRDAKAGVPGGGADPRVALMLSEAYRHAKAIGTWGSGSAVLEAAGIPVETAGIAAGDTAASVASAVSGLLAAHRAWDRFPASGPAAGRDS, encoded by the coding sequence ATGCCAGCCGAAGACGACGTCGTAATTCCCGGGGCTCCCGCCAGCGAACCTCCGGCGCTTGAGGAACCCACCATCCCGCGGGAGCCGTTGCCGCCGAAGCCGGACCAGCGCGGTCCCGAGGCCGTGTCCCTCACTGGAAGCCCCACGGGCGCACCGGCCACCTCCCGGGCGCAGTCGGGCCAGTACCTGACCACAGCCCAGGGGCTTCGGCTGCAGGATACGGATCATTCCCTGAAAGCCGGCGCCCGCGGCCCCATCCTGCTGCAGGACCACCATCTGCGCGAGAAGATCACCCACTTTGACCACGAGCGGATCCCGGAGCGCGTTGTCCATGCCCGGGGAGCGGGAGCACACGGCGTCTTCCGTTCCTACGGGACCGCCTCCAAGGTCACCCGGGCCGGCTTCCTTGCCCCGGACGTTGAAACTCCGGTGTTTGTGCGGTTCTCTACTGTGCTGGGCTCCCGTGGATCGGCCGACGCCGTCCGGGACACCCGCGGGTTCTCCACCAAGTTCTACACGGACGAGGGCACCTACGACCTGGTGGGGAACAACATTCCGGTGTTCTTCATCCAGGACGGCATCAAGTTCCCGGACGTCGTCCACGCGGCCAAGCCCCACCCGGACCGGGAGATTCCCCAGGCCCAGAGCGCCCACGACACCTTCTGGGACTTCGTATCGCTCCACACCGAGGCGCAGGCCCACACGATGTGGAATATGTCCGACCGCGGCATCCCCCGGTCATACCGGACCATGGAGGGTTTCGGTGTCCACACGTTCAGGCTCATCAATGCCACCGGCGACACGACACTGGTGAAGTTCCACTGGAAGCCCAAACAGGGTGTGCACTCCCTTGTCTGGGAAGAAGCGCAGATCATCAACGGCATGGACCCGGACTTCCACCGGCGCGATCTTGCCGACGCGATCGAGGCCGGCGCCTACCCCGAATGGGAACTCGGAATCCAGACGTTCCCGGACACGGAAGACCAGATGTTCGAAGGCATCGACCTCCTCGATCCCACCAAGTTCGTTCCTGAGGAACTCGCGCCGGTGCAGCCCATCGGCCTCATGACCCTCAACGCGAACCCCACCAACTACTTTGCAGAAACGGAGCAGGTGGCGTTCCATCCGGGGCACCTGGTGCCGGGTATCGATGTCACCAACGATCCCCTGCTGCAGGTCCGGCTCTTTTCCTACCTGGACACCCAGATCTCGCGCCTGGGCGGGCCCAACTTCGCCCAGCTCCCGATCAACCGGCCGCAGGCCCCGGTTAATGACATGCTCCGTGACGGGATGCACCAGACGGCGGTCCACGGCGGGGTTGCCCCGTACCGGCCCAATTCGCTGGACGGCGGCTGCCCTTTCCTGGCCGGAGAGGATGTGGGCGCATTCGTGGACGTGCCCGAGGCCCTGGCGGAGAGCGTGAAGGAACGGCGCAATCCGGCTTCCTTTGACGACCATTACAGCCAGGCGCGGCTGTTCTTCCGGAGCCTGAGCGCCGTGGAACAGGACCACGTCATCCAGGCGTACACGTTCGAGCTCGGCAAATGCTTCGAAACAACCATCCGGGAGCGCCAGCTCCGCGCGCTGGCCAACATCGACGCCGGGCTTTGCGCCGCCGTCGCTGCCGGCCTTGGCATGCCTGCCCCGGAGGCCAGCGAGCAGGTCCTGGACCGGGACCCCAGCCCGGCGCTCTCCCAGATCGGCCGGACCTGGCCCGCTGCGGGGCGCGTGGTGGGCATCATCGCCGATTCTTCCAGCGACCTGTCCCAGGTGGAGGTTGCCCGCAAGGCGTTCGACGACGAGGGCATGGTCCCGTTGGTCATCGCACCGGCGGGCGGGACGCTTTCAGCAGACGGCCTTTCGCTCACGGTGCAGCGGACATTCCTCACGGCACGGTCCACGGAGTTCGACGCGTTGATCGTCGCCGGCGGGCGGCAGCCCGCCCCGGATGCCACCGCAGGACGCGACGCAAAAGCGGGAGTACCGGGCGGAGGCGCGGACCCGCGCGTCGCCCTCATGCTGTCCGAGGCCTACCGCCACGCCAAAGCCATTGGCACCTGGGGCTCCGGTTCCGCTGTCCTGGAGGCCGCAGGAATCCCGGTGGAAACGGCGGGCATCGCTGCCGGGGATACCGCGGCTTCGGTGGCCTCCGCTGTCTCCGGACTGCTCGCCGCCCACCGCGCCTGGGACCGCTTCCCGGCAAGCGGGCCGGCAGCGGGGCGGGACAGCTAA
- a CDS encoding histidine phosphatase family protein, protein MTLTTFALIRHGQTDWNAQRRLQGATDIPLNHVGRGQARDAVAVLAPYEWDAIVSSPLSRAAETADLIAEGLGLTVSRRVPELTERSFGPAEGMQAGPELDALRIPGGFKGAESEGEAADRGLAALEALAEEFRGQRLLVVTHGTLLRVSLSRAIGQTLTSVDNAMLNLAHHHAMDGWKLEYFNGEPVMAAAGS, encoded by the coding sequence ATGACCCTCACGACGTTCGCCCTCATCCGCCACGGCCAGACCGACTGGAATGCGCAGCGCCGGCTGCAGGGAGCCACGGACATCCCCCTGAACCATGTCGGCCGCGGCCAGGCGAGGGACGCCGTCGCGGTCCTTGCACCGTATGAATGGGACGCCATTGTCTCCTCGCCCCTGAGCCGGGCCGCAGAGACGGCGGACCTGATCGCCGAAGGGCTGGGGCTGACAGTGTCCCGGCGCGTTCCGGAGCTCACTGAGCGCAGCTTCGGCCCGGCCGAAGGAATGCAGGCGGGCCCCGAGCTGGACGCGCTGCGTATTCCGGGCGGGTTCAAAGGCGCCGAAAGTGAAGGCGAGGCCGCCGACCGCGGCCTAGCCGCACTTGAGGCCCTGGCGGAAGAGTTCCGCGGCCAGCGGCTCCTGGTTGTCACCCACGGCACCCTGCTGCGCGTCAGCCTCAGCCGGGCCATCGGCCAGACCCTGACCAGTGTGGACAACGCCATGCTGAACCTGGCACACCACCACGCGATGGACGGGTGGAAGCTGGAGTACTTCAACGGCGAGCCGGTTATGGCGGCAGCCGGCAGCTAG
- a CDS encoding HAD family hydrolase: protein MTTLTETSVAGNDDRRDNNRDNNGNTIGYAGVDRKFMVALDVDGTLVNHDGHMSPDVREAAQAVVAAGHEVMIATGRSLNATLPVIEKIGIERGYAVCCNGGVTLRLHPELEDGYEVIHKATFDPAPALRALRERLPSAKYALEDADGNFLSTERFQDASFGVEAVGVDFHTMLEATAVRVVVFSTENTPEEFNEAINHVGLAGVTYSVGWTAWLDIVAAGVTKASALENLRLRLGIEQHLTVAVGDGRNDIEMLTWAGRGVAMGQAPEEVIAAADEVTHSVFDDGAAHVLRSLL, encoded by the coding sequence ATGACAACGCTGACTGAAACCTCAGTCGCCGGCAACGATGACCGGCGAGACAACAATCGAGACAACAACGGGAACACCATCGGCTACGCGGGTGTCGACCGGAAATTCATGGTCGCCCTGGACGTGGACGGCACACTGGTAAACCATGACGGCCACATGTCCCCGGATGTGCGGGAAGCTGCGCAGGCCGTGGTAGCCGCAGGGCACGAGGTAATGATTGCCACCGGCCGCTCCCTGAATGCCACGCTTCCCGTCATCGAGAAGATCGGAATCGAGCGCGGGTATGCCGTGTGCTGCAACGGAGGTGTGACCCTCCGGCTCCACCCGGAATTGGAAGACGGCTACGAGGTCATCCACAAGGCCACGTTCGATCCCGCCCCCGCCCTGCGCGCGCTCCGTGAACGGCTTCCGTCCGCCAAGTATGCGCTTGAGGACGCCGACGGCAATTTCCTGTCCACCGAACGGTTCCAGGACGCCAGCTTCGGCGTCGAGGCCGTGGGCGTGGACTTCCACACCATGCTGGAAGCCACTGCCGTGCGCGTGGTGGTGTTCAGCACCGAAAACACGCCGGAGGAGTTCAACGAGGCCATCAACCACGTGGGGCTTGCGGGAGTGACCTACTCGGTCGGTTGGACTGCGTGGCTGGACATCGTTGCCGCGGGCGTAACCAAGGCCAGCGCCCTGGAAAACCTCCGGCTCCGGCTCGGCATCGAGCAGCATCTCACCGTGGCGGTGGGCGACGGCCGGAACGATATCGAGATGCTCACCTGGGCCGGGCGGGGCGTGGCCATGGGCCAGGCTCCGGAGGAAGTCATCGCCGCTGCGGATGAGGTCACCCATTCCGTGTTCGACGACGGCGCCGCCCACGTGCTGCGGAGCCTCCTCTAA
- a CDS encoding type IV toxin-antitoxin system AbiEi family antitoxin domain-containing protein, which translates to MEIPPGLIDTAAVLRSGAGTDGVHRAFKAGQLVRIRRGFYVRTGDWVSAGPEQRFAWSTAAIARSVKGAVLCGQTAALASGLPTLGTPSLCRVGNSLTGPERPQEVALPGSGY; encoded by the coding sequence ATGGAGATACCACCCGGACTGATTGACACCGCTGCCGTACTCCGCTCCGGCGCCGGCACCGATGGCGTGCACCGCGCCTTCAAGGCGGGGCAGCTTGTGAGGATCCGGCGCGGCTTCTACGTGCGTACGGGTGACTGGGTCAGTGCCGGGCCTGAGCAGCGCTTCGCATGGTCGACGGCGGCAATCGCCAGGTCCGTGAAGGGCGCGGTCCTGTGCGGGCAGACGGCTGCACTGGCGAGCGGATTACCGACGCTGGGCACCCCCTCCCTGTGTCGAGTTGGCAACAGCCTTACCGGGCCGGAGCGGCCTCAGGAAGTCGCCCTTCCTGGTTCTGGGTACTGA
- the serS gene encoding serine--tRNA ligase yields MIDVKDLSENPDKFRASQRARGADESVVDAIIAADSARRAALLRFENLRAEQNVFGKKVAKAKGEEKQALLAEVKELANSVKAASAEADAAQTKQEELLRTIPNLVEDGVPAGGEDDYVVVKTVGTPREFPDFEPKDHLEIGELIGAIDMERGAKVSGARFYFLRGVGARLEMALLQMAMDQAIEAGFIPMITPTLVRPETMQGTGFDVKHDAEIYRLAEDDLYLVGTSEVALAGYHADEILDFSAGPIRYAGQSSCYRREAGSHGKDTRGIIRVHQFNKVEMFIYTTVEEAAAEHQRLLAWEEEMLAKCELPYRVIDTAAGDLGTSAARKYDCEAWVPTQGAYRELTSTSNCTTFQARRLNIRERVVNSEGVSKGTRAVATLNGTLATTRWIVALLEHHQNADGSVNVPKALQKYLGGLEVFPVL; encoded by the coding sequence GTGATCGACGTAAAAGACCTCAGCGAAAACCCGGACAAGTTCCGTGCAAGCCAGCGCGCCCGCGGCGCCGACGAATCAGTGGTGGACGCGATCATCGCCGCGGATTCCGCCCGCCGCGCGGCCCTGCTCCGCTTCGAAAACCTCCGCGCCGAACAGAACGTGTTCGGCAAGAAGGTGGCGAAGGCCAAGGGTGAAGAGAAACAGGCGCTGCTGGCCGAGGTCAAGGAGCTGGCCAACTCCGTGAAGGCCGCCTCTGCGGAGGCCGATGCCGCGCAGACCAAGCAGGAAGAGCTGCTGCGCACCATCCCCAACCTCGTCGAGGACGGCGTTCCCGCGGGTGGCGAGGATGACTACGTGGTGGTCAAGACCGTCGGTACGCCGCGTGAATTCCCGGACTTTGAGCCGAAGGACCATCTGGAAATCGGCGAGCTGATCGGCGCCATCGACATGGAACGCGGCGCGAAGGTGTCCGGCGCACGCTTCTACTTCCTGCGCGGTGTGGGTGCGCGGCTGGAGATGGCCCTGCTGCAGATGGCCATGGACCAGGCCATCGAGGCCGGCTTCATCCCCATGATCACCCCCACCCTGGTGCGTCCGGAGACCATGCAGGGCACCGGCTTCGACGTAAAGCACGACGCCGAGATCTACCGTCTCGCTGAGGACGACCTTTACCTTGTGGGCACCTCCGAGGTGGCGCTGGCCGGGTACCACGCGGACGAGATCCTGGACTTCTCCGCAGGCCCCATCCGCTACGCGGGCCAGAGCTCCTGCTACCGCCGCGAGGCCGGTTCGCACGGCAAGGACACCCGCGGAATCATCCGTGTGCACCAGTTCAACAAGGTGGAGATGTTCATCTACACCACGGTTGAAGAGGCCGCCGCCGAGCACCAGCGCCTCCTGGCCTGGGAAGAGGAGATGCTGGCAAAGTGCGAGCTGCCGTACCGGGTGATCGACACCGCTGCCGGCGATCTTGGCACTTCCGCCGCCCGGAAGTACGACTGCGAAGCGTGGGTTCCCACCCAGGGTGCCTACCGTGAGTTGACCTCCACCTCCAACTGCACCACCTTCCAGGCCCGCCGCCTGAACATCCGTGAGCGCGTGGTCAACTCGGAGGGCGTCTCCAAGGGCACCCGCGCCGTGGCCACCCTGAACGGCACGCTGGCCACCACCCGCTGGATCGTGGCGCTGCTTGAGCACCACCAGAATGCGGACGGCTCGGTCAACGTGCCCAAGGCGCTGCAGAAGTACCTGGGCGGCCTGGAAGTCTTCCCGGTCCTCTAG